Proteins found in one Balearica regulorum gibbericeps isolate bBalReg1 chromosome 17, bBalReg1.pri, whole genome shotgun sequence genomic segment:
- the TRPV4 gene encoding transient receptor potential cation channel subfamily V member 4 — MADAEDPPRAIGGDAGEGPGDDGSLQNDSFPLSSLANLFESEDTPSPAEAARGPPVAGDGKQNLRMKFHGAFRKGAPKPMELLEATIYESSVVPAPKKAPMDSLFDYGTYRHHPSENKRWRRRVVEKQAPGTKGPAPNPPPVLKVFNRPILFDIVSRGSPAGLDGLLSFLLTHKKRLTDEEFREPSTGKTCLPKALLNLSGGRNDTIPLLLDIAEKTGNMREFINSPFRDVYYRGQTALHIAIERRCKHYVELLVEKGADVHAQARGRFFQPKDEGGYFYFGELPLSLAACTNQPHIVHYLTENAHKQADLRRQDSRGNTVLHALVAIADNTRENTKFVTKMYDLLLIKCAKLFPDTNLEALLNNDGLSPLMMAAKTGKIGIFQHIIRREIVDEDARHLSRKFKDWAYGPVYSSLYDLSSLDTCGEEVSVLEILVYNSKIENRHEMLAVEPINELLRDKWRKFGAVSFYISVVSYLCAMVIFTLIAYYRPMEGPPPYPYTTTVDYLRLAGEIITLLTGILFFFTNIKDLFMKKCPGVNSFFIDGSFQLLYFIYSVLVIVTAGLYLGGIEAYLAVMVFALVLGWMNALYFTRGLKLTGTYSIMIQKILFKDLFRFLLVYLLFMIGYASALVSLLNPCPSSESCGEEQSNCTVPTYPSCRDSQTFSTFLLDLFKLTIGMGDLEMLESAKYPGVFIILLVTYIILTFVLLLNMLIALMGETVGQVSKESKHIWKLQWATTILDIERSFPVFLRRAFRSGEMVTVGKGTDGTPDRRWCFRVDEVNWSHWNQNLGIISEDPGKNDTYQYYGFSHTVGRLRRDRWSTVVPRVVELNKSCQPEEVVVPLGTVGTAEARERRHGQASGSPL; from the exons ATGGCAGATGCCGAAGACCCCCCACGTGCCATCGGTGGCGATGCCGGGGAGGGCCCGGGGGATGACGGGTCCCTCCAGAATGactccttccccctctcctcgCTGGCCAACCTGTTCGAGAGTGAGGACACCCCGTCCCCCGCCGAGGCAGCCCGGGGCCCCCCCGTTGCTGGGGATGGAAAGCAAAACCTCCGCATGAAATTCCACGGGGCCTTCCGGAAAGGCGCCCCGAAGcccatggagctgctggaggccACCATCTACGAGTCATCCGTGGTGCCCGCGCCCAAGAAAGCCCCCATGGACTCCCTCTTTGACTACGGCACCTATCGCCACCACCCCAGCGAGAACAAGCGCTGGCGCAGGAGAGTCGTGGA GAAGCAGGCGCCGGGCACGAAGGGGCCGGCTCCCAACCCACCCCCCGTCCTCAAGGTCTTCAACAGACCCATCCTCTTCGACATTGTGtctcgggggtccccagctgGCCTGGATgggctcctctccttcctcctcacccacAAGAAGCGCCTGACAGATGAGGAGTTTCGAG AGCCCTCCACGGGGAAGACCTGCCTGCCCAAGGCACTGCTCAACCTGAGCGGGGGCAGGAACGACACCATCCCCCTTCTCCTCGACATCGCCGAGAAGACGGGCAACATGCGGGAGTTCATCAACTCGCCCTTCAGGGATGTCTACTACCGAG GTCAGACAGCCCTGCACATCGCCATCGAGCGCCGCTGCAAGCACTACGTGGAGCTGCTGGTGGAGAAGGGAGCGGACGTGCACGCCCAGGCCCGCGGCCGCTTCTTCCAGCCCAAGGATGAGGGTGGCTACTTCTACTTTG GCGAGCTGCCCCTCTCGCTGGCCGCCTGCACCAACCAGCCCCACATTGTGCACTACCTGACGGAGAACGCGCACAAGCAGGCGGACCTGCGGCGCCAGGACTCTCGCGGCAACACTGTGCTGCACGCCCTGGTCGCCATCGCTGACAACACCCGCGAGAACACCAAGTTCGTCACCAAGATGTACGACCTGCTGCTCATCAAGTGTGCCAAGCTCTTCCCCGACACCAACCTGGAGGCGCTGCTCAACAACGACGGCCTCTCCCCACTCATGATGGCTGCCAAGACCGGCAAGATCGGG ATCTTCCAGCACATCATCCGGCGGGAGATCGTGGACGAGGACGCCCGGCACCTCTCACGGAAATTCAAGGACTGGGCGTACGGCCCCGTCTACTCCTCCCTCTACGACCTCTCCTCGCTGGACACCTGTGGGGAGGAGGTGTCCGTGCTGGAGATCCTCGTCTACAACAGCAAGATTGAG AACCGCCACGAGATGTTGGCCGTGGAGCCCATCAACGAGCTGCTGCGCGACAAGTGGCGCAAGTTCGGGGCTGTCTCCTTCTACATCAGCGTGGTCTCCTACCTCTGCGCCATGGTCATCTTCACCCTCATCGCCTACTACCGCCCCATGGAAGGCCCC CCCCCCTACCCGTACACCACCACCGTCGACTACCTGCGCCTGGCCGGGGAGATCATCACCCTTCTCACCGGCATCCTCTTCTTCTTCACAAAC aTCAAGGATCTGTTCATGAAGAAGTGCCCAGGCGTGAACTCCTTCTTCATCGACGGCTCCTTCCAGCTTCTCTA CTTCATCTACTCGGTGCTGGTGATCGTCACGGCGGGGCTGTACCTGGGCGGCATCGAGGCGTACCTGGCTGTCATGGTCTTTGCGCTGGTCCTGGGCTGGATGAACGCACTGTACTTCACCCGGGGGCTCAAGCTGACGGGGACCTACAGCATCATGATCCAGAAG ATCCTTTTCAAAGACCTTTTCCGCTTCCTCCTGGTCTACTTGCTCTTCATGATTGGCTACGCGTCAG ccctggtgTCCCTCCTCAACCCGTGTCCCAGCAGCGAGTCCTGCGGCGAGGAGCAGTCCAACTGCACGGTGCCCACCTACCCCTCCTGCCGGGACAGCCAGACCTTCAGCACCTTCCTGCTCGACCTCTTCAAGCTCACCATCGGCATGGGCGACCTGGAGATGCTCGAGAGCGCCAAGTACCCTGGCGTCTTCATCATCCTCCTCGTCACCTACATCATCCTCACCTTCGTGCTCCTCCTCAACATGCTCATTGCTCTCATGGGTGAGACCGTGGGCCAAGTCTCCAAGGAGAGCAAACACATCTGGAAGCTGCAG TGGGCCACCACCATCCTGGACATTGAACGCTCCTTCCCTGTGTTCCTGCGGAGAGCCTTCCGCTCGGGGGAGATGGTCACCGTGGGGAAGGGCACCGACGGGACGCCCGACCGCCGCTGGTGCTTCAG GGTGGACGAGGTGAACTGGTCCCACTGGAACCAGAATCTGGGCATCATCAGCGAGGACCCGGGCAAGAACGACACGTACCAGTACTACGGCTTCTCCCACACTGTGGGGCGGCTGCGGAGAG ATCGCTGGTCAACGGTGGTGCCGCGTGTGGTGGAGCTCAACAAGAGCTGCCAGCcggaggaggtggtggtgccGCTGGGGACCGTGGGGACGGCGGAGGCACGGGAACGGCGGCACGGCCAGGCCTCGGGCTCCCCACTCTAG